Proteins found in one Candidatus Hydrogenedens sp. genomic segment:
- a CDS encoding phosphomannomutase/phosphoglucomutase: MHVNPNIFREYDLRGIAGEDLTEDIMELLGKAYVAYMKAKRAVRNNLVVVGRDGRVSSKSFSRALIDGITEAGMNVIDIGEVPTPLTYFVMNTLNVDGGLMITASHNPGEYNGLKIGVGKTTIYGEQIQEFRKFVEGGNFPIRKKDVCVTKVDIVPKYEKRILKDIKLKRKLKVVVDAGNGVGGVVAVPLFRKLGCDVIPLYCDVDGNFPNHHPDPTKESNLKELIKTVKKYKADVGIAFDGDVDRLGGCDDKGRMLWGDQLLVLFARDILKDKPGATILGEVKCSRSMYEEIRKAGGNAVMWRTGHSHIKSAMIKLKAQVAGEMSGHIFFKHRWYGFDDAIYSACRLLELIANGDKPLSALLNTIPKRHSTPELEFPCPDDKKFDVVAKATKHFQEKGYEVITIDGARIEFPDGWGLLRASNTSPKLVMRVEADTPKRMNEIQKLIEDVVKQIRS; this comes from the coding sequence ATGCATGTAAATCCGAATATTTTTCGTGAATATGACTTACGTGGGATTGCAGGTGAAGATTTAACTGAGGATATTATGGAACTGTTGGGGAAAGCGTATGTTGCATATATGAAAGCGAAACGGGCAGTCCGTAATAACCTTGTAGTTGTTGGTAGAGATGGTCGGGTTAGTAGTAAAAGTTTTAGCCGTGCTTTGATTGATGGGATTACAGAGGCGGGAATGAATGTCATTGATATTGGTGAAGTACCAACACCTTTAACCTATTTTGTAATGAATACGCTTAACGTGGATGGTGGGTTAATGATAACAGCGAGTCATAATCCTGGAGAATATAATGGGTTGAAAATAGGTGTTGGGAAAACAACTATTTATGGGGAGCAAATCCAGGAATTCCGTAAGTTTGTAGAGGGCGGTAATTTTCCTATTCGTAAAAAAGATGTGTGTGTTACGAAGGTAGATATTGTGCCAAAGTATGAGAAACGAATATTAAAAGATATTAAATTAAAACGAAAATTAAAAGTGGTTGTGGATGCAGGTAATGGAGTTGGCGGTGTAGTTGCGGTTCCATTATTTAGAAAATTGGGTTGTGACGTTATTCCTTTGTATTGTGATGTGGATGGTAATTTTCCAAATCATCATCCTGATCCAACCAAAGAATCTAATTTGAAGGAATTGATTAAAACAGTTAAGAAATATAAAGCGGATGTCGGTATTGCATTTGATGGTGATGTAGACCGTTTAGGTGGATGTGACGATAAAGGAAGAATGTTGTGGGGTGACCAACTATTGGTGTTGTTTGCTCGGGATATATTAAAAGATAAACCTGGAGCGACGATTTTAGGTGAGGTAAAGTGTTCGCGGAGTATGTATGAGGAAATAAGAAAAGCAGGTGGAAATGCAGTTATGTGGCGGACGGGACATTCACATATCAAATCTGCCATGATTAAGTTAAAGGCACAGGTGGCAGGTGAAATGAGTGGACATATCTTCTTTAAACATCGCTGGTATGGTTTTGATGATGCAATTTATTCGGCATGTAGACTTCTGGAACTCATTGCTAATGGAGATAAACCGCTAAGTGCGTTGTTGAATACTATTCCGAAAAGGCATTCTACACCCGAACTGGAGTTTCCGTGCCCAGATGATAAGAAATTTGATGTGGTTGCAAAGGCAACGAAACATTTTCAGGAAAAAGGGTATGAGGTAATAACTATTGATGGGGCACGAATTGAATTTCCAGATGGTTGGGGACTCCTTCGTGCATCTAACACATCACCAAAGTTAGTAATGCGGGTGGAAGCAGATACCCCAAAACGAATGAATGAAATCCAAAAATTAATTGAAGATGTCGTAAAACAGATTCGTTCGTAA
- a CDS encoding M28 family peptidase, which produces MDSLTRITEDINYLAGTTFTRRYGTEGELIASEYIRNRLLEMQILTKVEPFTCSRESYQIFSLYWIEFIFVFLLSFFIPMAGFIYGLLVIFLYFLELVGYFSLSQYLSEFQSQNIHGVIKTQHDFEEPKCRIVFHANYDCGVSHFLYSTSVVPFLPMIHNAVVISMLIIVGTSLINSLFGKGIEDNTIILLLEVGAVIFLATLGLITFISTSNQEDTRGANFNASGVASVLAIAEYFSKQPIENIELHFLFTGAHQCWMSGLRHFLKTNHISKTDSLIINIEGVGTGDLYVPLKEQTVFSFSVDKQLKEIIEKVGANYGVKTVEHLQIPTSSYITLAWGYKGFTIIGLDKEGNPVYLNRPEDTTLNIEEKQIDTSAKFACSFVKAWIGNNRF; this is translated from the coding sequence ATGGATAGCCTAACACGAATAACAGAAGATATAAATTACCTTGCAGGAACGACCTTTACACGTCGATATGGAACGGAAGGAGAATTGATAGCCTCCGAATATATCCGCAATCGGTTATTGGAAATGCAAATTTTAACGAAGGTGGAGCCATTTACATGTTCACGTGAGTCATATCAGATATTTTCACTTTACTGGATAGAGTTTATCTTTGTTTTTCTGTTGTCCTTTTTTATACCTATGGCAGGATTTATTTATGGACTATTGGTTATTTTCCTCTATTTCTTAGAACTGGTAGGTTATTTTAGTTTGTCCCAATATCTTTCAGAGTTTCAGTCTCAAAATATCCATGGAGTTATAAAAACACAACACGATTTTGAGGAGCCAAAATGTAGAATTGTTTTCCATGCAAATTATGATTGTGGTGTATCCCATTTTTTGTATTCTACATCTGTAGTGCCATTTTTGCCCATGATTCATAATGCTGTTGTAATAAGTATGCTTATTATAGTTGGAACAAGTTTAATAAATAGTTTGTTTGGAAAAGGTATAGAGGACAACACTATCATCTTGTTGTTAGAAGTTGGTGCAGTTATTTTTCTGGCTACATTAGGGCTGATAACCTTTATTTCAACATCAAATCAAGAGGATACTCGTGGAGCCAACTTTAATGCATCAGGGGTTGCCAGTGTCCTTGCTATTGCGGAGTATTTTTCAAAACAGCCAATAGAAAATATAGAGTTACATTTTTTGTTTACTGGTGCTCATCAATGTTGGATGTCAGGGCTGAGGCATTTTTTGAAGACCAATCATATTTCTAAAACCGATTCATTGATTATAAATATTGAAGGAGTAGGTACTGGAGATTTATATGTCCCTCTTAAAGAACAAACTGTTTTTTCGTTTTCTGTGGATAAACAATTAAAGGAAATTATAGAAAAAGTTGGGGCTAATTATGGGGTTAAGACAGTAGAACATTTACAGATACCGACGTCGTCATATATCACATTAGCATGGGGTTATAAAGGTTTTACAATTATAGGTTTGGATAAGGAAGGGAACCCTGTTTATTTAAATCGCCCTGAGGATACAACATTGAATATAGAAGAGAAGCAGATAGATACATCAGCGAAATTTGCATGTTCTTTTGTGAAAGCATGGATTGGGAATAATAGGTTTTAA
- the dtd gene encoding D-aminoacyl-tRNA deacylase yields the protein MRAVVQRVTSASVDVDNQTVGKIGKGLLVFLSVDEQDTEADIEYTVNKITELRIFNDEEGKFNLSLYDVKGEMLVVSQFTLHGDCRRGRRPSFSTAARPEKAVPYYEKFVQTVRDKGFHVETGVFAAHMFVSLVNDGPVTILIDSKKVF from the coding sequence ATGAGAGCCGTTGTTCAAAGAGTAACTTCTGCAAGTGTCGATGTTGATAATCAAACCGTTGGTAAAATCGGTAAGGGACTACTTGTATTTTTAAGCGTTGATGAACAAGACACAGAGGCAGATATCGAATATACTGTAAACAAAATAACGGAACTTCGAATCTTTAATGATGAGGAAGGTAAATTTAACCTTTCTTTATATGATGTAAAAGGTGAAATGTTAGTTGTTTCTCAGTTCACACTTCACGGAGATTGTCGACGCGGAAGACGTCCTTCTTTCAGCACTGCAGCCCGACCTGAAAAAGCAGTGCCTTATTATGAAAAGTTCGTCCAGACTGTTCGCGACAAAGGATTTCACGTTGAAACAGGTGTATTTGCAGCACACATGTTTGTCTCATTGGTTAATGATGGACCAGTTACGATATTAATCGATTCTAAAAAGGTGTTTTAA